One genomic window of Oncorhynchus clarkii lewisi isolate Uvic-CL-2024 chromosome 5, UVic_Ocla_1.0, whole genome shotgun sequence includes the following:
- the LOC139409315 gene encoding protein zyg-11 homolog, which yields MDEASPASLTDLCLSYVSGNLEKFCAKHADGSLCLRDSLLFPQELADQLLAKMATEGLLNDSTVGVFRSCEYLRLRRACIRTARISAEAFQRALCPHRLLELDAARVNADLTISDILQGLASNKHCQESLQRLVLTGLTMSSLEEPSHHRFSSLQGLRSLSLANVDFYDAGLADVCSLPRLESLDLSNTSVTNLSPLLDLRERLRSLTLHQLKRLEMSTAQLLAVIGQLEALQHLDISDDKQFTSDVARQLLGEPGILPALVSLDVSGRKQVTDAAVKVFVEERPGMTFVGLLATDAGFSDFLNGEGILKVTGEANETQICESLLRYSERDGFVREALFHLFSLTHVMEKPRPDILKLVILGMKNHPATLNVQLAASACVFNLTKQDLAAGMPVRLLGTVTQLLLEAMRTFPNHQQLQKNCLLSLCSDRILQEVPFNRFEAAKLVMQWLCNHEDQNMQRMAVAIISILAAKLSTEQTAQLGAELFIVKQLLHIVRQKATQGGVDATLKFTLSALWNLTDESPTTCRHFIENQGLELFIKVLESFPSESSIQQKVLGLLNNIAEVGELHEELMVQGFLDHICSLLHSPEVEVSYFAAGILAHLTSRGKAAWTLSITLRSDLLEQLHSAILKWQTPECEMVAYRSFNPFFPLLECFHTPGVQLWAAWAMQHVCSKNAPRYCSMLLEEGGLQQLEKVQTHPDTHADVMRLTDGILESLQRHQARTGQTTQTPPHTHKESDTP from the exons ATG GACGAGGCGTCCCCGGCATCTCTGACAGACCTGTGTCTGTCCTACGTGAGTGGGAACCTGGAGAAGTTCTGTGCGAAGCACGCCGATGGATCTCTCTGTCTCAGAGACTCTTTACTGTTCCCCCAGGAGCTAGCTGACCAGCTGTTAGCTAAGATGGCCACTGAAG GTCTGTTGAATGACAGTACAGTGGGAGTGTTTCGTAGCTGTGAGTACCTACGGCTGCGTCGTGCGTGTATCCGGACTGCTCGTATCTCTGCCGAGGCGTTCCAGAGAGCTCTCTGTCCTCACCGCCTGCTGGAGCTGGACGCTGCCAGGGTCAACGCTGACCTCACCATCTCTGACATACTACAGGGACTGGCCTCCAACAAACACTGCCAG GAGAGCTTACAGCGGTTGGTCCTGACAGGTCTAACCATGTCCTCTCTGGAGGAACCATCTCATCACCGCTTCAGCTCTCTCCAGGGGCTCCGCTCCCTCTCCCTGGCCAATGTGGACTTCTACGACGCTGGGCTGGCTGACGTGTGTTCCCTACCCCGCCTGGAGAGCCTGGACCTGTCCAACACCTCAGTAACCAACCTCAGTCCTCTACTGGACCTCAGGGAGAGGCTGAGGTCACTAACACTACACCAGCTGAAGAGGCTGGAGATGAGCACCGCACAGCTATTGGCCGTCATTGGACAACTGGAGGCACTGCAG CACCTGGACATCAGTGAtgataaacagttcacatcagaCGTGGCTCGTCAGTTGCTGGGCGAACCTGGGATCCTGcctgctctggtctctctggATGTGTCTGGACGCAAACAG GTGACAGATGCAGCAGTCAAGGTGTTTGTAGAGGAACGTCCAGGGATGACCTTTGTTGGTCTGCTGGCTACAGATGCTGGCTTCTCTGACTTCCTCAATGGAGAGGGCATCCTCAAG GTGACAGGAGAGGCCAATGAGACTCAGATCTGTGAGTCGCTGCTTCGCTACAGTGAGAGAGACGGCTTTGTCAGAGAGGCTCTGTTTCATCTGTTCAGTCTCACTCACGTCATGGAGAAACCACGGCCTGACATACTCAAG TTGGTAATACTGGGGATGAAGAACCATCCTGCCACCCTGAATGTCCAGTTGGCAGCCAGTGCGTGTGTGTTTAACCTGACCAAGCAGGACCTGGCAGCGGGCATGCCTGTTAGACTGCTTGGCACAGTCACTCAACTACTGCTGGAGGCCATGAGGACCTTCCCTAACCaccaacag TTGCAAAAGAattgccttctctctctgtgcagTGACCGCATACTGCAGGAGGTCCCCTTCAACAG GTTTGAGGCTGCTAAGCTGGTGATGCAGTGGCTATGTAACCATGAGGACCAGAACATGCAGAGGATGGCTGTGGCTATCATTTCTATACTGGCTGCCaag TTATCTACAGAGCAGACAGCCCAGCTGGGAGCAGAGCTGTTCATAGTGAAG caacTCCTCCACATTGTGCGTCAGAAGGCGACTCAGGGCGGGGTGGATGCCACCCTCAAGTTCACACTGAGCGCGCTCTGGAACCTCACCGACGAATCACCAACCACCTGCCGCCATTTTATAGAGAACCAGGGACTGGAGCTGTTCATTAAAGTTCTGGAg tCGTTCCCCTCGGAGTCTTCCATCCAGCAGAAGGTGTTGGGGCTGCTG AACAACATAGCAGAGGTTGGGGAGCTGCATGAGGAGCTGATGGTTCAGGGCTTTCTGGATCACATCTGCTCCCTGCTCCACAGCCCTGAGGTGGAGGTGTCCTACTTCGCTGCTGGGATACTGGCCCACCTCACCTCCAGAGGAAAGGCTGCATGGACACTCAGTATCACACTGAGGTCTGACCTGCTAGAACAACTG cACTCTGCCATCCTGAAGTGGCAGACCCCAGAGTGTGAGATGGTGGCTTACAG GTCCTTTAACCCTTTTTTCCCCCTGTTGGAGTGTTTCCACACCCCAGGAGTCCAGCTGTGGGCAGCCTGGGCCATGCAGCATGTCTGCAGCAAGAACG CCCCTCGGTACTGCAGTATGCTGCTGGAGGAGGGAGGTCTGCAGCAGCTGGAAAAGGTCCAGACACACCCCGACACACACGCAGATGTCATGCGATTGACTGATGGCATTCTGGAGAGCCTGCAGCGCCACCAGGCTCGCACCGGCCAGACCACAcaaacacccccccacacacacaaag aGAGTGATACACCCTGA
- the LOC139409316 gene encoding cytochrome c oxidase assembly factor 7, whose translation MSGLINFEDEKEVKQYLDNIGVEFSYQCYREKDPEGCQRLADYMEGVKKNFESTAQVLKHNCETYKHGESCYKLGAYYIQGKGGFAENLKMAYSCFMTACSSGGKKSVDACHNVGLLAHDGRAMEAGPDPGVARQYYEKACTGGFAPSCFNLSAMYIEGSPKQSKDMGLALRYATRACELGHVWGCANASRMYKLGDGAEKDEKKAEELKNRAKELHFQEKERQLKFGE comes from the exons ATGTCTGGACTCATAAACTTTGAGGACGAAAAAGAGGTGAAGCAGTATTTGGATAACATAGGTGTGGAATTCAGCTACCAGTGTTACAGAGAGAAGGACCCTGAAG GGTGTCAAAGGCTTGCTGACTACATGGAGGGAGTGAAGAAAAACTTTGAGTCTACAGCCCAGGTGCTCAAACACAACTGTGAGACCTATAAACATGGTGAAAGCTGCTACAAGCTCGGGGCTTACTATATCCAAGGCAAAG GGGGATTTGCAGAGAATCTGAAAATGGCTTACTCCTGCTTCATGACGGCCTGCAGCAGTGGCGGTAAGAAGTCTGTGGACGCGTGTCACAACGTGGGTCTCCTCGCCCATGACGGTCGAGCCATGGAAGCCGGCCCTGACCCAGGGGTGGCTAGGCAGTACTATGAGAAGGCATGTACAGGGGGGTTCGCACCCTCCTGCTTCAACCTTAGTGCCATGTATATCGAGGGCTCCCCGAAGCAGAGTAAGGACATGGGCCTGGCTCTGAGGTATGCCACAAGAGCCTGTGAGCTAGGACACGTCTGGGGTTGTGCCAACGCCAGTCGTATGTATAAACTGGGTGACGGGGCGGAGAAGGACGAGAAGAAAGCAGAGGAACTTAAGAACAGGGCGAAAGAGCTTCACTTccaggagaaagagaggcagCTCAAGTTTGGGGAATGA